A genomic segment from Piliocolobus tephrosceles isolate RC106 chromosome X, ASM277652v3, whole genome shotgun sequence encodes:
- the STARD13 gene encoding stAR-related lipid transfer protein 13 isoform X2 — MSTGTQPKTKVHSDKRPKERAEIEAKEACDWLRAAGFPQYAQLYEDSQFPINIVAVKNDHDFLEKDLVEPLCRRLNTLNKCASMKLDVNFQRKKGDDSDEEDLCISNKWTFQRTSRRWSRVDDLYTLLPRGDRSGSPGGTGMRNTTSSESVLTDLSEPEVCSIHSESSGGSDSRSQLGQCCADSPVMLDAPLVSSSLPQSPRDVLNHPFHPKNEKPTRARAKSFLKRMETLRGKGAHGRHKGSGRTGGLVISGPMLQQEPESFKAMQCIQIPNGDLQNSPPSACRKGLPCSGKSSGESSPSEHSSSGVSTPCLKERKYHEANKRGGMYLEDLDVLAGTALRDAGDQSRMHEFHSQENLVVHIPKDHKPGTFPKALSIESLSPTDNSNGVNWRTGSISLGREQVPGAREPRLMASCHRASRVSIYDNVPGSHLYASTGDLLDLEKDDLFPHLDDILQHVNGLQEVVDDWSKDVLPELQTHDTLVGEPGLSPFPSPNQITLDFEGNSVSEGRTTPSDVERDVTSLNESEPPGVRDRRDSGVGASLTRPNRRLRWNSFQLSHQPRPAPASPHISSQTAGQLSLLQRFSLLRLTAIMEKHSMSNKHGWTWSVPKFMKRMKVPDYKDKAVFGVPLIVHVQRTGQPLPQSIQQALRYLRNNCLDQVGLFRKSGVKSRIHALRQMNENFPENVNYEDQSAYDVADMVKQFFRDLPEPLFTNKLSETFLHIYQYVSKEQRLQAVQAAILLLADENREVLQTLLCFLNDVVNLVEENQMTPMNLAVCLAPSLFHLNLLKKESSPRVIQKKYATGKPDQKDLNENLAAAQGLAHMIMECDRLFEVPHELVAQSRNSYVEAEIHVPTLEELGTQLEESGATFHSYLNHLIQGLQKEAKEKFKGWVTCSSSDNTDLAFKKVGDGNPLKLWKASVEVEAPPSVVLNRVLRERHLWDEDFVQWKVVETLDRQTEIYQYVLNSMAPHPSRDFVVLRTWKTDLPKGMCTLVSLSVEHEEAQLLGGVRAVVMDSQYLIEPCGSGKSRLTHICRTDLKGHSPEWYSKGFGHLCAAEVARIRNSFQPLIAEGPETKI; from the exons GGTGACGACTCCGATGAGGAAGATCTTTGTATCAGCAACAAATggacttttcaaagaaccagtcgCAGGTGGTCTCGTGTGGACGACCTCTACACGCTGCTCCCTCGAGGAGACAGAAGTGGGTCACCGGGAGGCACGGGGATGAGGAACACGACCAGCAGTGAGAGCGTCCTCACAGACCTGAGCGAGCCTGAGGTCTGTTCCATTCACAGCGAAAGCAGTGGAGGCAGCGACAGCCGCAGCCAACTGGGCCAGTGCTGTGCAGACAGCCCGGTCATGCTGGATGCCCCACTGGTCAGCAGCAGCCTCCCGCAGTCCCCCAGAGACGTCCTCAACCACCCCTTCCACCCCAAGAATGAGAAGCCCACAAGGGCTAGGGCCAAATCATTTTTGAAACGCATGGAAACACTCCGCGGGAAGGGAGCCCACGGGAGGCACAAGGGGTCAGGGCGGACAGGTGGCCTGGTGATCAGCGGGCCCATGTTGCAGCAGGAGCCAGAGTCCTTTAAGGCCATGCAGTGCATCCAAATACCAAATGGAGATCTCCAGAATTCGCCGCCATCTGCCTGCAGAAAAGGGCTCCCGTGCTCCGGCAAGTCGAGTGGCGAGAGCAGCCCATCAGAGCACAGCAGCAGCGGCGTCAGCACACCCTGCCTGAAGGAACGCAAGTACCACGAGGCCAACAAGCGTGGGGGCATGTACTTGGAGGACCTGGATGTGCTGGCAGGGACAGCACTGCGGGATGCAGGGGACCAAAGCCGTATGCATGAGTTTCACTCCCAAGAGAATTTGGTGGTGCATATTCCCAAGGATCACAAACCAGGAACATTCCCCAAGGCACTTTCTATTGAAAGCCTGTCTCCTACAGATAATAGCAATGGGGTTAACTGGAGGACCGGTAGCATCTCCCTGGGCAGAGAGCAGGTCCCTGGTGCCAGGGAGCCCCGGCTCATGGCGTCCTGCCACAGAGCCAGCCGAGTCAGTATCTATGACAATGTCCCTGGCTCTCATCTGTATGCCAGCACAGGAGATCTTTTGGACTTGGAGAAAGATGACCTTTTCCCTCACTTGGATGACATTCTGCAGCATGTCAATGGGCTCCAGGAGGTAGTGGATGACTGGTCCAAAGATGTCTTACCTGAACTGCAAACTCATGATACGTTGGTTGGGGAGCCTGGCTTATCCCCCTTTCCGTCTCCTAATCAGATCACCTTAGATTTTGAAGGTAACTCTGTCTCAGAAGGTCGGACGACACCCAGTGATGTGGAAAGAGATGTAACATCTCTTAATGAATCTGAGCCTCCTGGGGTCAGAGACAGGAGGGATTCTGGTGTAGGGGCCTCTCTGACCAGGCCAAACAG GCGACTCCGATGGAACAGTTTCCAGCTGTCTCACCAGCCCCGGCCAGCCCCAGCGTCGCCCCACATCAGCAGCCAGACGGCCGGCCAGCTGAGCCTGCTCCAGCGCTTCTCGCTGCTTCGCCTGACGGCCATAATGGAGAAGCACTCCATGTCCAACAAGCATGGCTGGACATG GTCAGTTCCAAAGTTCATGAAGAGGATGAAAGTTCCCGACTACAAAGACAAGGCTGTCTTTGGCGTTCCTCTCATAGTCCACGTCCAAAGAACGGGACAGCCCCTGCCTCAAAGTATTCAGCAAGCACTGAGATATCTACGCAACAACTGCCTCGATCAG GTGGGTCTTTTTCGCAAGTCAGGGGTGAAGTCTCGAATCCATGCCCTACGCCAAATGAATGAGAACTTCCCTGAGAACGTCAACTATGAAGACCAGTCTGCTTATGACGTGGCGGATATGGTGAAACAGTTCTTCCGGGACCTCCCTGAGCCCCTTTTCACCAACAAGCTCAGCGAGACCTTCCTCCACATCTATCAGT ATGTCTCCAAAGAGCAGCGGCTGCAGGCTGTGCAGGCTGCCATCCTGCTACTGGCCGATGAGAACAGGGAGGTCCTGCAGACGCTCTTGTGTTTCCTGAATGACGTCGTCAACTTGGTGGAAGAGAATCAGATGACGCCCATGAACCTGGCAGTGTGTCTGGCCCCCTCCCTCTTTCATCTtaatttattgaagaaagaaagctCTCCACG AGTCATACAGAAGAAATATGCCACCGGGAAGCCAGATCAAAAGGACCTCAACGAGAATCTGGCAGCAGCTCAGGGGCTCGCACACATGATCATGGAATGCGACAGACTTTTTGAG GTTCCACACGAGTTGGTGGCCCAGTCTCGTAACTCGTATGTGGAGGCTGAGATCCACGTGCCAACCCTGGAAGAATTGGGGACGCAGCTGGAGGAGAGCGGGGCAACTTTCCACAGTTACCTGAATCATCTCATCCAGGGCCTCCAGAAAGAAGCCAAGGAGAAGTTCAAGGGATGGGTCACGTGCTCCAGCTCAGACAATACAGATCTTGCTTTCAAAAAG GTGGGCGACGGGAACCCGCTGAAGCTGTGGAAGGCTTCTGTGGAGGTGGAAGCGCCCCCTTCGGTGGTCCTGAACCGCGTGCTGAGAGAGCGCCACCTGTGGGACGAGGACTTTGTGCAGTGGAAGGTTGTGGAGACTCTAGACAGGCAAACAGAGATCTACCAGTACGTGCTGAACAGCATGGCCCCCCATCCTTCCAGAGACTTCGTGGTTCTCAG GACCTGGAAGACTGATTTGCCCAAAGGAATGTGTACCCTGGTGTCCCTCTCTGTGGAGCATGAGGAAGCCCAGCTCCTGGGTGGCGTGCGAGCAGTGGTGATGGACTCTCAGTACTTGATAGAACCGTGTGGCTCTGGCAAGTCGAGACTGACTCACATCTGCAGGACAGACCTGAA AGGTCACTCCCCAGAATGGTATAGCAAAGGCTTTGGACATCTGTGTGCGGCAGAAGTTGCCAGGATTAGAAACTCTTTCCAGCCCCTCATTGCTGAGGGCCCAGAAACTAAAATCTGA
- the STARD13 gene encoding stAR-related lipid transfer protein 13 isoform X3, with protein MKLDVNFQRKKGDDSDEEDLCISNKWTFQRTSRRWSRVDDLYTLLPRGDRSGSPGGTGMRNTTSSESVLTDLSEPEVCSIHSESSGGSDSRSQLGQCCADSPVMLDAPLVSSSLPQSPRDVLNHPFHPKNEKPTRARAKSFLKRMETLRGKGAHGRHKGSGRTGGLVISGPMLQQEPESFKAMQCIQIPNGDLQNSPPSACRKGLPCSGKSSGESSPSEHSSSGVSTPCLKERKYHEANKRGGMYLEDLDVLAGTALRDAGDQSRMHEFHSQENLVVHIPKDHKPGTFPKALSIESLSPTDNSNGVNWRTGSISLGREQVPGAREPRLMASCHRASRVSIYDNVPGSHLYASTGDLLDLEKDDLFPHLDDILQHVNGLQEVVDDWSKDVLPELQTHDTLVGEPGLSPFPSPNQITLDFEGNSVSEGRTTPSDVERDVTSLNESEPPGVRDRRDSGVGASLTRPNRRLRWNSFQLSHQPRPAPASPHISSQTAGQLSLLQRFSLLRLTAIMEKHSMSNKHGWTWSVPKFMKRMKVPDYKDKAVFGVPLIVHVQRTGQPLPQSIQQALRYLRNNCLDQVGLFRKSGVKSRIHALRQMNENFPENVNYEDQSAYDVADMVKQFFRDLPEPLFTNKLSETFLHIYQYVSKEQRLQAVQAAILLLADENREVLQTLLCFLNDVVNLVEENQMTPMNLAVCLAPSLFHLNLLKKESSPRVIQKKYATGKPDQKDLNENLAAAQGLAHMIMECDRLFEVPHELVAQSRNSYVEAEIHVPTLEELGTQLEESGATFHSYLNHLIQGLQKEAKEKFKGWVTCSSSDNTDLAFKKVGDGNPLKLWKASVEVEAPPSVVLNRVLRERHLWDEDFVQWKVVETLDRQTEIYQYVLNSMAPHPSRDFVVLRTWKTDLPKGMCTLVSLSVEHEEAQLLGGVRAVVMDSQYLIEPCGSGKSRLTHICRTDLKGHSPEWYSKGFGHLCAAEVARIRNSFQPLIAEGPETKI; from the exons GGTGACGACTCCGATGAGGAAGATCTTTGTATCAGCAACAAATggacttttcaaagaaccagtcgCAGGTGGTCTCGTGTGGACGACCTCTACACGCTGCTCCCTCGAGGAGACAGAAGTGGGTCACCGGGAGGCACGGGGATGAGGAACACGACCAGCAGTGAGAGCGTCCTCACAGACCTGAGCGAGCCTGAGGTCTGTTCCATTCACAGCGAAAGCAGTGGAGGCAGCGACAGCCGCAGCCAACTGGGCCAGTGCTGTGCAGACAGCCCGGTCATGCTGGATGCCCCACTGGTCAGCAGCAGCCTCCCGCAGTCCCCCAGAGACGTCCTCAACCACCCCTTCCACCCCAAGAATGAGAAGCCCACAAGGGCTAGGGCCAAATCATTTTTGAAACGCATGGAAACACTCCGCGGGAAGGGAGCCCACGGGAGGCACAAGGGGTCAGGGCGGACAGGTGGCCTGGTGATCAGCGGGCCCATGTTGCAGCAGGAGCCAGAGTCCTTTAAGGCCATGCAGTGCATCCAAATACCAAATGGAGATCTCCAGAATTCGCCGCCATCTGCCTGCAGAAAAGGGCTCCCGTGCTCCGGCAAGTCGAGTGGCGAGAGCAGCCCATCAGAGCACAGCAGCAGCGGCGTCAGCACACCCTGCCTGAAGGAACGCAAGTACCACGAGGCCAACAAGCGTGGGGGCATGTACTTGGAGGACCTGGATGTGCTGGCAGGGACAGCACTGCGGGATGCAGGGGACCAAAGCCGTATGCATGAGTTTCACTCCCAAGAGAATTTGGTGGTGCATATTCCCAAGGATCACAAACCAGGAACATTCCCCAAGGCACTTTCTATTGAAAGCCTGTCTCCTACAGATAATAGCAATGGGGTTAACTGGAGGACCGGTAGCATCTCCCTGGGCAGAGAGCAGGTCCCTGGTGCCAGGGAGCCCCGGCTCATGGCGTCCTGCCACAGAGCCAGCCGAGTCAGTATCTATGACAATGTCCCTGGCTCTCATCTGTATGCCAGCACAGGAGATCTTTTGGACTTGGAGAAAGATGACCTTTTCCCTCACTTGGATGACATTCTGCAGCATGTCAATGGGCTCCAGGAGGTAGTGGATGACTGGTCCAAAGATGTCTTACCTGAACTGCAAACTCATGATACGTTGGTTGGGGAGCCTGGCTTATCCCCCTTTCCGTCTCCTAATCAGATCACCTTAGATTTTGAAGGTAACTCTGTCTCAGAAGGTCGGACGACACCCAGTGATGTGGAAAGAGATGTAACATCTCTTAATGAATCTGAGCCTCCTGGGGTCAGAGACAGGAGGGATTCTGGTGTAGGGGCCTCTCTGACCAGGCCAAACAG GCGACTCCGATGGAACAGTTTCCAGCTGTCTCACCAGCCCCGGCCAGCCCCAGCGTCGCCCCACATCAGCAGCCAGACGGCCGGCCAGCTGAGCCTGCTCCAGCGCTTCTCGCTGCTTCGCCTGACGGCCATAATGGAGAAGCACTCCATGTCCAACAAGCATGGCTGGACATG GTCAGTTCCAAAGTTCATGAAGAGGATGAAAGTTCCCGACTACAAAGACAAGGCTGTCTTTGGCGTTCCTCTCATAGTCCACGTCCAAAGAACGGGACAGCCCCTGCCTCAAAGTATTCAGCAAGCACTGAGATATCTACGCAACAACTGCCTCGATCAG GTGGGTCTTTTTCGCAAGTCAGGGGTGAAGTCTCGAATCCATGCCCTACGCCAAATGAATGAGAACTTCCCTGAGAACGTCAACTATGAAGACCAGTCTGCTTATGACGTGGCGGATATGGTGAAACAGTTCTTCCGGGACCTCCCTGAGCCCCTTTTCACCAACAAGCTCAGCGAGACCTTCCTCCACATCTATCAGT ATGTCTCCAAAGAGCAGCGGCTGCAGGCTGTGCAGGCTGCCATCCTGCTACTGGCCGATGAGAACAGGGAGGTCCTGCAGACGCTCTTGTGTTTCCTGAATGACGTCGTCAACTTGGTGGAAGAGAATCAGATGACGCCCATGAACCTGGCAGTGTGTCTGGCCCCCTCCCTCTTTCATCTtaatttattgaagaaagaaagctCTCCACG AGTCATACAGAAGAAATATGCCACCGGGAAGCCAGATCAAAAGGACCTCAACGAGAATCTGGCAGCAGCTCAGGGGCTCGCACACATGATCATGGAATGCGACAGACTTTTTGAG GTTCCACACGAGTTGGTGGCCCAGTCTCGTAACTCGTATGTGGAGGCTGAGATCCACGTGCCAACCCTGGAAGAATTGGGGACGCAGCTGGAGGAGAGCGGGGCAACTTTCCACAGTTACCTGAATCATCTCATCCAGGGCCTCCAGAAAGAAGCCAAGGAGAAGTTCAAGGGATGGGTCACGTGCTCCAGCTCAGACAATACAGATCTTGCTTTCAAAAAG GTGGGCGACGGGAACCCGCTGAAGCTGTGGAAGGCTTCTGTGGAGGTGGAAGCGCCCCCTTCGGTGGTCCTGAACCGCGTGCTGAGAGAGCGCCACCTGTGGGACGAGGACTTTGTGCAGTGGAAGGTTGTGGAGACTCTAGACAGGCAAACAGAGATCTACCAGTACGTGCTGAACAGCATGGCCCCCCATCCTTCCAGAGACTTCGTGGTTCTCAG GACCTGGAAGACTGATTTGCCCAAAGGAATGTGTACCCTGGTGTCCCTCTCTGTGGAGCATGAGGAAGCCCAGCTCCTGGGTGGCGTGCGAGCAGTGGTGATGGACTCTCAGTACTTGATAGAACCGTGTGGCTCTGGCAAGTCGAGACTGACTCACATCTGCAGGACAGACCTGAA AGGTCACTCCCCAGAATGGTATAGCAAAGGCTTTGGACATCTGTGTGCGGCAGAAGTTGCCAGGATTAGAAACTCTTTCCAGCCCCTCATTGCTGAGGGCCCAGAAACTAAAATCTGA